A window of the Lolium perenne isolate Kyuss_39 chromosome 7, Kyuss_2.0, whole genome shotgun sequence genome harbors these coding sequences:
- the LOC127312168 gene encoding uncharacterized protein yields MGSLGPAASVSKINDGAAAVGGQHQQKKMECGVFSCSFRMPLHYPRYKKADYEAMLDWRVDCLLREYGLPVAGDVNDRRRFAMGAFLWPGQY; encoded by the coding sequence ATGGGATCCTTGGGCCCTGCCGCGAGCGTGAGCAAGATCAACGACGGTGCGGCGGCCGTCGGCGGCCAGCATCAGCAGAAGAAGATGGAGTGCGGCGTGTTCAGCTGCAGCTTCCGGATGCCGCTGCACTATCCGCGGTACAAGAAGGCGGACTACGAGGCGATGCTAGACTGGCGCGTCGACTGCCTGCTCCGGGAGTACGGCCTCCCGGTCGCCGGCGACGTCAACGACAGGAGGCGTTTCGCCATGGGAGCCTTCCTCTGGCCCGGCCAGTACTGA